The following proteins are co-located in the Microbacterium immunditiarum genome:
- a CDS encoding alpha/beta hydrolase — MEIRGPLVLPAQREDIELHTLDGLTLVGELARPLEKDPVATLVTLHPLPTAGGFMDSHVLRKAAARLPALADLAVLRFNTRGTSSPRGTSEGTFDGGRSEAFDVAAAMEFVRDRGLPHPWILGWSFGTELALKYARDHDEVAGVILLSPPLHRTTPEEVAVWGNDPRPLVIVVPEFDDYLRPAEAAERFASIPHAVLVPVEGGKHLWVGESQTRRVLTEIVAAVNPDALPLAVEWHGAAEQA; from the coding sequence GTGGAGATCCGTGGTCCGCTCGTCCTGCCCGCCCAGCGGGAGGACATCGAACTGCACACGCTCGACGGGCTGACGCTCGTGGGCGAGCTCGCCCGGCCGCTCGAGAAGGATCCGGTCGCGACCCTCGTGACGCTGCATCCGCTGCCCACCGCCGGCGGGTTCATGGACTCCCACGTCCTCCGCAAGGCCGCCGCGAGGCTTCCCGCTCTCGCGGACCTCGCCGTGCTGCGCTTCAACACGCGTGGCACGTCGTCGCCGAGGGGCACGAGTGAGGGCACGTTCGACGGCGGCCGGAGCGAGGCGTTCGACGTCGCCGCGGCGATGGAGTTCGTACGGGACCGCGGGCTGCCGCATCCGTGGATCCTCGGCTGGTCCTTCGGGACCGAGCTCGCCCTCAAGTACGCGCGCGACCACGACGAGGTCGCGGGAGTGATCCTGCTGTCGCCGCCGCTGCACCGCACGACGCCGGAGGAGGTCGCGGTGTGGGGCAACGACCCGCGCCCGTTGGTCATCGTGGTGCCGGAGTTCGACGATTACCTGCGTCCCGCCGAGGCGGCCGAGCGGTTCGCGTCGATCCCGCACGCGGTGCTCGTGCCCGTCGAAGGCGGCAAGCACCTGTGGGTCGGCGAGAGTCAGACGCGCCGCGTGCTGACCGAGATCGTCGCAGCAGTCAACCCCGACGCGCTGCCACTCGCAGTCGAGTGGCACGGAGCCGCCGAGCAGGCCTGA
- a CDS encoding AI-2E family transporter has translation MKIHHPFRTAFVATLGVGLGLVLIGSIQTLSTILLYIGTALFLSLGLDPLVAWLERRKLPRWAAVLITILAVLAVFAGIVLMVVPIIVNQIAQLVGEIQDFVGNRTLNQFFDDVSAWIAGIFPGLSPEFLDDALANLQDWFVDNWGSITGGVINVGFAVVSGLAGAFIVLILTIYFTASTPSLKRAVYQLVPASKRERFIDLSEQITDSVGYYVIGQLTMGVINGVLSAIFLTIIQAPFPAVLAVVAFFFSLIPLVGTLTGSAIIVLILLLVPGGLGIPTTAIIAAIYYLIYMQIEAYVISPRVMNRAVSVPGAVVVIAALAGGSLLGLLGALIAIPVAASILIIYRQVVIPRQNER, from the coding sequence GTGAAGATCCACCACCCCTTCCGCACGGCTTTCGTCGCGACGCTCGGAGTGGGGCTCGGCCTCGTGCTGATCGGCAGCATCCAGACGCTCTCGACGATCCTGCTGTACATCGGCACGGCGCTCTTCCTGTCTCTCGGCCTCGACCCGCTCGTGGCGTGGCTCGAGCGTCGCAAGCTCCCCCGCTGGGCGGCAGTGCTCATCACGATCCTCGCCGTTCTCGCCGTGTTCGCGGGAATCGTGCTCATGGTGGTGCCGATCATCGTGAACCAGATCGCGCAGCTCGTCGGCGAGATCCAGGACTTCGTGGGGAATCGCACGCTCAATCAGTTCTTCGACGACGTGAGCGCCTGGATCGCCGGGATCTTCCCGGGCCTGTCGCCCGAGTTCCTCGACGACGCGCTCGCGAACCTGCAGGACTGGTTCGTCGACAACTGGGGCTCGATCACGGGCGGCGTCATCAACGTCGGATTCGCGGTCGTCTCGGGCCTCGCGGGCGCGTTCATCGTGCTCATACTGACGATCTACTTCACCGCGTCGACCCCGTCGCTCAAGCGAGCGGTGTACCAGCTCGTGCCCGCGTCCAAGCGCGAGCGGTTCATCGACCTGTCCGAGCAGATCACCGACTCGGTCGGCTACTACGTCATCGGCCAGCTCACGATGGGTGTCATCAACGGCGTGCTGAGCGCGATCTTCCTGACGATCATCCAGGCGCCGTTCCCCGCTGTGCTCGCCGTAGTCGCGTTCTTCTTCTCGTTGATCCCCCTCGTCGGAACGCTCACCGGCTCGGCGATCATCGTGCTGATCCTGCTGCTGGTGCCGGGCGGCCTCGGCATCCCGACGACCGCGATCATCGCGGCGATCTACTACCTCATCTACATGCAGATCGAGGCGTACGTCATCTCGCCGCGCGTCATGAACCGCGCCGTGTCCGTCCCTGGAGCCGTCGTCGTCATCGCCGCCCTCGCGGGCGGCTCGCTGCTCGGCCTGCTCGGCGCGCTCATCGCGATCCCCGTCGCGGCGAGCATCCTCATCATCTACCGGCAGGTCGTCATCCCACGCCAGAACGAGCGCTGA
- a CDS encoding glycosyl transferase translates to MRFVWAVVAFIIAAVMIGAGIAQRTVFQGPKTETAPISFEQDVPYLLIDGAVLNKLPGAQTLRAQAEGDILAAYGRTADMKAWLSDAEYASATLDDGGEIRTRIVEPAPIDEPTDAVADPAAEGEAAGDTAADAEAAEPGRNPAGSDLWLDEFQQSDLLIAPLQLPEGMSVLVAKDGTEPAPSKVSVSWPIESTTPWAGPLIVGGGIVMAIGVLLYILGIRHVRRSRGPRRKGLPLPPTEPINLAIEGEDKGVISAGAPTRRAVSGRRAFAILPVVAVSALMFTGCTPDAWPQLGPTPTPTPTQTVVMPDSQQAPAVTKAQADRILSRVSSTVAEADETLDATLAASRLDGAVLAERTTNYKLRGAITDRAPLPAIPTKSLEIILPQAFDGWPRTFMAVVSDADDKTANIMMLSQADQWSPYKLNYLANLEASTVMPEMAPHYVGATQVPPDSEFLMLAPQELSAAYADVIDNGEKSEYWSLFDVENDHFRPGVLEDRQRRLDDFNQTATNTGNLTFKAAPGTVAPVALATLDSGAIVAVHVHEMEEAKPTNADAVIKLGDNTEVKALTGVEQSASGVTTTFSDQVFFYVPVLDSDEKIQLLGYSSNILDAKVIK, encoded by the coding sequence GTGCGTTTCGTGTGGGCCGTGGTGGCGTTCATCATCGCCGCCGTGATGATCGGTGCGGGCATCGCCCAGCGCACCGTCTTCCAGGGACCGAAGACCGAGACCGCGCCGATCTCGTTCGAGCAGGACGTGCCCTATCTGCTGATCGACGGCGCGGTGCTGAACAAGCTCCCCGGCGCTCAGACGCTTCGAGCACAGGCCGAGGGCGACATCCTGGCCGCGTACGGCCGTACCGCCGACATGAAGGCCTGGCTCTCCGACGCCGAATACGCGTCTGCGACCCTCGACGACGGGGGCGAGATCCGCACGCGGATCGTCGAGCCCGCGCCCATCGACGAGCCGACGGATGCCGTTGCCGACCCGGCCGCCGAGGGCGAAGCCGCGGGTGACACCGCCGCGGACGCCGAAGCCGCGGAGCCCGGTCGCAACCCCGCCGGCTCGGATCTCTGGCTCGACGAGTTCCAGCAGTCAGACCTGCTCATCGCCCCGCTGCAGCTGCCCGAGGGCATGAGCGTGCTCGTCGCGAAGGACGGCACCGAGCCCGCTCCGTCCAAGGTGAGCGTCTCGTGGCCGATCGAGAGCACGACGCCGTGGGCCGGACCGCTCATCGTCGGCGGCGGCATCGTGATGGCGATCGGCGTGCTGCTGTACATCCTCGGCATCCGTCATGTCCGCCGCTCGCGAGGGCCGCGACGCAAGGGTCTGCCGCTTCCTCCCACCGAGCCGATCAATCTGGCGATCGAGGGTGAGGACAAGGGCGTCATCTCAGCTGGCGCGCCCACCCGACGCGCCGTGTCGGGCCGCCGCGCCTTCGCGATCCTTCCGGTCGTGGCCGTGTCGGCGCTGATGTTCACGGGGTGCACGCCCGACGCGTGGCCGCAGCTCGGCCCGACGCCGACTCCCACCCCGACGCAGACCGTCGTCATGCCCGACAGCCAGCAGGCGCCCGCCGTCACGAAGGCGCAGGCCGACCGCATCCTCAGCCGCGTGTCGTCTACGGTCGCGGAGGCGGACGAGACGCTCGACGCGACGCTCGCGGCCTCCCGCCTGGACGGCGCGGTGCTGGCGGAGCGGACCACCAACTACAAGCTGCGCGGGGCGATCACCGACCGTGCGCCGCTACCGGCGATCCCGACGAAGTCGCTCGAGATCATCCTGCCGCAGGCGTTCGACGGCTGGCCGCGCACGTTCATGGCGGTCGTGAGCGACGCCGATGACAAGACGGCGAACATCATGATGCTCTCGCAGGCCGATCAGTGGTCGCCCTACAAGCTGAACTACCTCGCGAACCTCGAGGCCTCGACCGTCATGCCCGAGATGGCACCGCACTACGTGGGTGCCACCCAGGTGCCGCCGGACTCGGAGTTCCTCATGCTGGCGCCGCAGGAGCTCTCCGCGGCGTACGCCGACGTCATCGACAACGGCGAGAAGAGCGAGTACTGGAGCCTCTTCGACGTCGAGAACGATCACTTCCGCCCGGGTGTCCTCGAGGACCGTCAGCGGCGTCTCGACGACTTCAACCAGACCGCCACGAACACGGGAAACCTGACATTCAAGGCGGCCCCTGGCACGGTCGCGCCCGTCGCCCTCGCGACGCTGGACAGCGGCGCCATCGTCGCGGTCCACGTGCACGAGATGGAAGAGGCGAAGCCGACCAACGCCGATGCGGTCATCAAGCTCGGCGACAACACCGAGGTCAAGGCGCTCACGGGCGTGGAGCAGTCCGCCAGCGGCGTCACGACGACGTTCAGCGACCAGGTCTTCTTCTACGTTCCGGTCCTCGACTCCGACGAGAAGATCCAGCTCCTCGGGTATTCTTCGAACATCCTCGACGCGAAGGTGATCAAGTGA
- a CDS encoding tetratricopeptide repeat protein encodes MTDAAPGAALRGAVDLSALRNRSAPSQAAAPAAGGPAGSVPALVMDVTDETFGSALELSRTVPVVVDLWAEWCGPCKQLSPILEKVVTELGGRLVLAKVDVDANPQLAQAFRAQSIPMVVALVGGQPVPLFTGAVPEQQVREVFAQLLQLAAQNGVTGTLEVNGQAPAESDEPPLPPLHAEAFEAIEAGDYARAIGAYEKALAENPRDVDARAGLGQVRLLARVEGLDLQAARVAAAANPTDVDAQFRVADLDIAGGHVDDAFDRLLDLFAALPGDRRAPVRERLLELFALVGDADPRVIRARGSLASLLF; translated from the coding sequence GTGACCGATGCCGCTCCGGGTGCCGCGCTGCGCGGCGCCGTGGATCTGTCCGCACTGCGCAACCGTTCGGCTCCGTCCCAGGCTGCCGCGCCCGCGGCAGGCGGTCCGGCCGGCAGCGTTCCCGCCCTGGTGATGGATGTCACCGACGAGACGTTCGGCTCTGCGCTGGAGCTCTCGCGCACGGTCCCGGTGGTCGTGGACCTATGGGCCGAGTGGTGCGGGCCGTGCAAGCAGCTCAGCCCGATCCTCGAGAAGGTCGTCACCGAGCTCGGCGGGCGTCTGGTGCTCGCGAAGGTCGACGTCGACGCGAACCCGCAGCTCGCGCAGGCCTTCCGCGCGCAGTCGATCCCGATGGTCGTCGCCCTCGTGGGCGGTCAGCCCGTCCCGCTGTTCACGGGTGCCGTGCCCGAGCAGCAGGTGCGTGAGGTGTTCGCACAGCTCCTCCAGCTCGCCGCGCAGAACGGCGTCACGGGCACGCTCGAGGTGAACGGCCAGGCGCCCGCCGAGTCCGACGAGCCGCCGCTGCCTCCGCTGCACGCCGAGGCGTTCGAGGCGATCGAGGCAGGCGACTACGCGCGTGCCATCGGCGCGTACGAGAAGGCCCTCGCCGAGAACCCGCGCGACGTCGACGCGCGCGCAGGGCTGGGCCAGGTGCGACTGCTCGCGCGCGTGGAGGGGCTCGACCTGCAGGCGGCGCGCGTCGCCGCCGCGGCGAACCCGACTGACGTCGACGCGCAGTTCCGCGTGGCCGACCTCGACATCGCGGGCGGCCACGTCGACGACGCGTTCGACCGGCTGCTCGACCTGTTCGCCGCGCTTCCGGGCGACCGTCGCGCGCCCGTGCGCGAGCGTCTGCTCGAGCTGTTCGCGCTCGTCGGCGACGCCGATCCGCGTGTGATCCGCGCGCGCGGAAGCCTCGCGAGCCTCCTGTTCTGA
- the glgB gene encoding 1,4-alpha-glucan branching protein GlgB has protein sequence MPEPDDRLLDAVAAGSHHDPHAVLGLHPGTDAAGGVEWAVRVRRPLARSVTAVFDDGIRVPLEHVRAGIWEGTRGGEPGRYEVVAKYEEGPDHTAEDPYGHTPTLGELDLHLIREGRHEELWRVLGAHVREHQGSRGTAFAVWAPNARAVRVVGDFNSWDGQGHAMRSMGASGVWELFIPGLGAGANYKFELLSRGGSWVLKADPMARQAEVPPGTASVITESSYSWGDGEWMSRRAKSQLLSQPVSVYELHLGSWRQGLSYREAADQLIEYVTACGFTHIEFLPLAEHPFGGSWGYQVTGYYAPTSRYGSPDDLRYLIDRLHQAGIGVIMDWVPGHFPKDAFALARFDGEPLYEHPDPRRGEHKDWGTYIFDYGRPEVRNFLVANALYWLEEFHVDGLRVDAVASMLYLDYSRESGEWLPNIHGGRENLEAIAFLQEVNATAYRRYPGIAMIAEESTSFPGVTAPTDHAGLGFGLKWNMGWMNDSLQYIKRDPLYRSHHEGELSFSFVYAFSENYILPISHDEVVHGKGSLFGRMPGDHWQRLANMRVFLAYMWGHPGKQLLFMGQEFGQMSEWSESRSLDWWLLDQPTHAQLAGFVAALNRTYREHSALWARDSDGGAFTRLGAPSWNPNVVAFARRDWHGNSVAVVCNFSGNPITGYRLTLPAEGVWHEVLNTDAAEFGGSGVGNLGVVNADSNGLASMVLPPLGALWLRHEPGAHIPSPTRG, from the coding sequence ATGCCCGAGCCCGATGATCGCCTGCTCGACGCCGTCGCCGCCGGAAGCCACCACGACCCGCACGCCGTGCTGGGACTCCACCCGGGAACGGATGCCGCGGGCGGCGTCGAGTGGGCCGTGCGCGTGCGCCGTCCCCTCGCCCGCAGCGTGACGGCGGTGTTCGACGACGGGATCCGCGTACCGCTCGAGCACGTGCGGGCGGGCATCTGGGAGGGCACGCGCGGAGGCGAGCCGGGCCGCTACGAGGTCGTCGCGAAGTATGAGGAAGGTCCCGACCACACGGCCGAGGACCCGTACGGTCACACGCCGACGCTCGGCGAGCTGGACCTGCATCTCATCCGCGAGGGGCGCCACGAGGAGCTGTGGCGCGTCCTCGGCGCGCACGTGCGCGAGCACCAGGGCTCTCGGGGCACGGCGTTCGCCGTGTGGGCGCCCAACGCCCGCGCGGTACGGGTCGTCGGCGACTTCAACAGCTGGGACGGACAGGGCCATGCGATGCGCTCGATGGGCGCGAGCGGCGTGTGGGAGCTGTTCATCCCGGGCCTCGGCGCGGGGGCCAACTACAAGTTCGAGCTGCTCTCACGCGGTGGCTCGTGGGTGCTCAAAGCCGACCCGATGGCCCGCCAGGCCGAGGTGCCGCCGGGCACCGCATCCGTCATCACCGAATCGTCGTACTCGTGGGGGGACGGCGAGTGGATGAGCCGTCGCGCCAAGAGCCAGCTCCTGTCTCAGCCGGTCTCGGTCTACGAGCTGCACCTCGGCTCATGGCGTCAGGGCCTGTCGTACCGCGAGGCGGCCGACCAGCTCATCGAGTACGTGACCGCCTGCGGTTTCACTCACATCGAGTTCCTGCCCCTCGCAGAGCACCCGTTCGGCGGATCATGGGGGTATCAGGTCACGGGCTACTACGCGCCGACGAGCCGCTACGGGAGCCCGGACGACCTGCGGTACCTCATCGACCGCCTGCACCAGGCCGGTATCGGCGTGATCATGGACTGGGTCCCGGGGCACTTCCCGAAGGACGCGTTCGCGCTCGCGCGGTTCGATGGAGAGCCGCTGTACGAGCATCCGGATCCGCGGCGCGGCGAGCACAAGGACTGGGGAACGTACATCTTCGACTACGGGCGTCCCGAGGTCCGCAACTTCCTCGTCGCGAACGCCCTGTACTGGCTCGAGGAGTTCCACGTCGACGGCCTGCGCGTGGACGCGGTGGCCTCGATGCTCTACCTCGACTACTCGCGCGAATCCGGCGAGTGGCTGCCCAACATCCACGGCGGGCGCGAGAACCTGGAGGCGATCGCGTTCCTGCAGGAGGTCAACGCGACCGCGTACAGGCGGTATCCCGGCATCGCGATGATCGCTGAGGAGTCCACGAGCTTCCCGGGCGTCACGGCGCCGACCGACCACGCGGGCCTCGGGTTCGGCTTGAAGTGGAACATGGGCTGGATGAACGACTCGCTGCAGTACATCAAGCGCGACCCGCTGTACCGCAGCCACCACGAGGGCGAGCTGTCGTTCTCGTTCGTCTACGCCTTCAGCGAGAACTACATCCTGCCGATCAGCCACGACGAAGTGGTGCACGGCAAGGGCAGCCTCTTCGGGCGCATGCCGGGCGACCACTGGCAGAGGCTCGCGAACATGCGGGTGTTCCTCGCCTACATGTGGGGGCACCCGGGCAAGCAGCTGCTGTTCATGGGCCAGGAGTTCGGCCAGATGTCGGAGTGGTCCGAGTCGCGGTCGCTCGACTGGTGGCTGCTCGACCAGCCCACGCACGCGCAGCTCGCGGGCTTCGTCGCGGCGCTCAACCGCACGTACCGGGAGCACTCCGCCCTGTGGGCGCGCGACTCCGACGGGGGCGCCTTCACACGGCTGGGCGCACCCTCGTGGAACCCGAACGTCGTCGCGTTCGCGAGGCGCGACTGGCACGGCAACTCGGTCGCCGTCGTGTGCAACTTCTCGGGCAACCCGATCACGGGCTATCGGCTCACCCTGCCCGCGGAGGGTGTCTGGCACGAGGTCCTCAACACGGATGCCGCGGAGTTCGGCGGATCCGGGGTCGGCAACCTGGGCGTGGTCAACGCGGACAGCAACGGGCTCGCGTCGATGGTGCTGCCGCCGCTTGGCGCGCTGTGGCTGCGTCACGAACCGGGGGCGCACATCCCGTCGCCCACGCGGGGCTGA
- a CDS encoding alpha-1,4-glucan--maltose-1-phosphate maltosyltransferase, which produces MATTNRRATARPWRSATSVPVRTGVETSALAPGTGTITGRIPTHAPSPSVPGGLFRPKAFAGEVVPFRVTAFREGHDRIGVHLRLWSPSGDESLHRLRPLENGLDHWQTLVGLLEVGVWRFRFEAFADEVETWRHAARVKIGAGVDTALMREIGARLFDRAVTERSRPAAERRVLETAATELRHPDTSDARALEIVDDPRIASFFATSPLLSLLSPGLERELLVERERAGVGAWYEFFPRSEGARRLKNGTIKSGTFRTAARRLPAVAAMGFDVLYLPPIHPIGVTHRKGRNNTLEARPGDPGSPWAIGASTGGHDAVHPDLGTLADFRAFVRAARAEGIEVALDLALQASPDHPWVTEHPEWFTTLPDGTIAYAENPPKKYQDIYPINFDNDPEGIRAEVLRVVRHWIAQGVKIFRVDNPHTKPLQFWEWLIATVEAEHPDVVFLAEAFTRPAPLQGLAAAGFQQSYTYFTWRNTKTELEEFLGGLANDTADFLRPNLFVNTPDILTEYLQFGGRPAYKVRAAIAATAAPTYGVYAGYELFENVARPGSEENIDNEKYEYKLRDWDDAIERGASLAPYLTRLNEIRREHPALRQLRNLTIHWSDDDAILVYAKHLDAALSPTGSSDTIIVVANVDPHSVRETMVHVDTRVWGVAPGSPFEVDELLTGARWTWSDHSYVRLDSFVEPVHILHVKEP; this is translated from the coding sequence GTGGCCACGACGAACCGACGAGCGACCGCGCGACCATGGCGAAGCGCGACATCGGTCCCGGTCCGGACCGGCGTCGAGACATCCGCTCTCGCCCCCGGCACCGGCACCATCACGGGCCGCATCCCGACGCATGCGCCCTCGCCGTCGGTGCCCGGCGGGCTGTTCCGACCGAAGGCCTTCGCCGGCGAGGTCGTCCCGTTCCGCGTCACGGCGTTCCGCGAGGGGCACGACCGCATCGGCGTGCACCTGCGGCTTTGGTCGCCGTCAGGCGATGAGTCGCTGCATCGGCTCCGCCCGCTCGAGAACGGGCTCGACCACTGGCAGACGCTCGTCGGGCTCCTCGAGGTGGGCGTGTGGCGCTTCCGGTTCGAGGCGTTCGCCGACGAGGTCGAGACGTGGCGGCACGCCGCGCGCGTGAAGATCGGCGCGGGGGTCGACACGGCGCTCATGCGCGAGATCGGGGCGCGCCTCTTCGACCGCGCCGTCACCGAGCGGTCGCGACCGGCGGCGGAGCGCCGCGTGCTCGAGACCGCGGCCACCGAGCTGCGGCATCCCGACACCTCGGACGCCCGCGCGCTCGAGATCGTCGACGACCCGCGCATCGCGTCCTTCTTCGCAACGAGTCCGCTCCTGTCGCTGCTGTCGCCCGGCCTCGAACGCGAGCTCCTCGTCGAGCGCGAGCGGGCGGGCGTCGGCGCCTGGTACGAGTTCTTCCCACGCTCCGAGGGCGCCCGCCGCCTCAAGAACGGCACCATCAAGTCCGGCACGTTCCGCACCGCGGCCCGGCGCCTGCCCGCCGTCGCCGCGATGGGTTTCGATGTCCTCTACCTGCCCCCCATCCACCCGATCGGCGTCACCCACCGCAAGGGCCGCAACAACACGCTCGAGGCCCGGCCCGGCGATCCCGGGTCGCCGTGGGCGATCGGCGCCTCCACCGGCGGTCACGACGCGGTGCATCCGGATCTCGGCACCCTCGCCGACTTCCGCGCCTTCGTGCGCGCTGCGCGCGCCGAGGGAATCGAGGTGGCTCTCGACCTCGCGCTTCAGGCCTCTCCCGACCACCCTTGGGTCACGGAGCATCCGGAATGGTTCACGACACTGCCCGACGGGACCATCGCGTACGCCGAGAACCCGCCGAAGAAGTACCAGGACATCTACCCGATCAACTTCGACAACGACCCGGAGGGCATCCGTGCCGAGGTGCTGCGGGTCGTGCGCCACTGGATCGCGCAAGGCGTCAAGATCTTCCGCGTCGACAACCCGCACACCAAGCCCCTGCAGTTCTGGGAGTGGCTGATCGCGACGGTCGAGGCGGAGCACCCCGACGTCGTGTTCCTCGCTGAGGCGTTCACGCGCCCGGCACCCCTGCAGGGGCTCGCCGCCGCCGGCTTCCAGCAGAGTTACACCTACTTCACGTGGCGCAACACGAAGACCGAGCTCGAGGAGTTCCTCGGCGGGCTCGCGAACGACACGGCGGACTTCCTGCGGCCGAACCTCTTCGTGAACACGCCCGACATCCTCACCGAGTACCTGCAGTTCGGCGGCCGGCCGGCCTACAAGGTCCGCGCGGCGATCGCGGCGACGGCCGCGCCGACATACGGCGTGTACGCGGGGTACGAGCTGTTCGAGAACGTCGCGCGACCGGGCTCGGAAGAGAACATCGACAACGAGAAGTACGAGTACAAGCTCCGCGACTGGGATGATGCCATCGAGCGCGGGGCGTCGCTCGCTCCGTACCTCACGCGACTCAACGAGATCAGGCGGGAGCATCCGGCCCTGCGCCAGCTGCGCAACCTCACCATCCATTGGAGCGACGACGACGCGATCCTCGTCTACGCGAAGCACCTCGACGCCGCCCTCTCCCCGACCGGAAGCTCCGACACGATCATCGTCGTCGCCAACGTCGACCCGCACTCGGTGCGCGAGACGATGGTGCACGTCGACACGCGCGTGTGGGGCGTCGCGCCGGGATCGCCCTTCGAGGTGGACGAGCTGCTCACCGGAGCCCGGTGGACCTGGTCCGACCACAGCTACGTCCGGCTCGACTCGTTCGTCGAGCCCGTCCACATCCTGCACGTGAAGGAGCCGTGA
- the glgX gene encoding glycogen debranching protein GlgX produces MIRPEPAAAVSPPGLLDRRLDGLGVTLHGDAGTLRVWSGAASEIELVIFDGDDLDWATDVIPLERGDGHVWSVTSPRLRAGTIYAIRVDGVHGPGNMFNPRTLLVEPYSRGLASGGYGDWRSVVVEGSFDWGGVGKPRVPWDRTVIYEGHIKGLTKTHPDVPPALHGTYAGLAHPAMIDHLTSLGVTSVELLPVHAFVSEPRLLNLGLTNYWGYNSLNFFTPHAPYATEESRRGGPEAVLREFKQMVRQLHEAGLEVILDVVYNHTVEEGIGGPRSSLRGIDNRSYYRQDEDASYIDVTGCGNSLNTATDAAARLVLDSMRYWANEVQVDGFRLDLAATLGRDANHEFTPEHPLLRAIVDDPALQDAKLIAEPWDVGLGGWQTGNFGSGWHEWNDRYRDRVRNFWLSDVDYARRAGTPPVGVGGFATRLAGSSNTFSEQRGPLAGINFITAHDGFTLHDLVSYDVKHNIANGEHNRDGADTNRSFNHGTEGRTSDERILAVRRKAMRNLLGTLLLSAGVPMITAGDEFGRTQRGNNNAYCQDSPLTWLDWQHAPWQRDLLAHARRLIALRHANPALRPIRFARLGEHTPSASVMEWYDERGETMSIERWTDASHRTLQYAATSTPEVEELNRILLVVHGTETPMDVTLPRIDDVSRFVSLWSSADEAPDSEGEEIAPGAVIGMPGTSMRLFRAE; encoded by the coding sequence ATGATTCGCCCGGAGCCCGCCGCGGCCGTCTCGCCCCCCGGACTTCTCGACCGCCGGCTCGACGGGCTCGGAGTCACCCTGCACGGCGACGCCGGCACCCTGCGAGTGTGGTCGGGCGCGGCGTCCGAGATCGAGCTCGTGATCTTCGACGGCGACGACCTCGACTGGGCGACGGACGTCATCCCGCTCGAGCGGGGCGACGGCCATGTGTGGAGCGTCACGAGTCCGCGCCTGCGGGCGGGAACGATCTACGCGATCCGCGTCGACGGAGTCCACGGGCCGGGGAACATGTTCAACCCGAGAACCCTGCTCGTCGAGCCTTACTCGCGCGGCCTCGCCAGCGGCGGCTACGGAGACTGGCGCTCGGTCGTCGTCGAGGGATCCTTCGACTGGGGCGGGGTCGGCAAGCCGCGCGTGCCGTGGGACCGCACGGTGATCTACGAAGGTCACATCAAGGGGCTCACGAAGACGCATCCGGATGTCCCACCCGCCCTCCACGGCACGTATGCCGGCCTCGCCCACCCCGCGATGATCGACCACCTGACCTCGCTCGGGGTCACGAGCGTCGAGCTGCTGCCCGTGCACGCGTTCGTCTCCGAGCCCCGCCTGCTGAACCTGGGCCTCACGAACTACTGGGGCTACAACTCGCTGAACTTCTTCACCCCGCACGCGCCGTACGCGACCGAGGAGAGCCGCCGCGGCGGCCCGGAGGCCGTCCTCCGCGAGTTCAAGCAGATGGTGCGACAGCTGCACGAGGCGGGGCTCGAGGTCATCCTCGACGTCGTCTACAACCACACCGTGGAGGAGGGAATCGGCGGGCCGCGCTCGAGCCTGCGGGGCATCGACAACCGTTCGTACTACCGCCAGGACGAGGATGCGTCGTACATCGACGTGACGGGATGCGGCAATTCCCTGAACACGGCGACGGATGCCGCGGCCCGCCTCGTCCTCGACTCGATGCGCTACTGGGCGAACGAGGTGCAGGTCGACGGCTTCCGGCTCGACCTGGCGGCGACCCTCGGGCGCGATGCGAACCACGAGTTCACGCCGGAGCATCCGCTTCTTCGCGCCATCGTCGACGACCCCGCCCTGCAGGACGCGAAGCTCATCGCGGAGCCGTGGGACGTGGGCTTGGGCGGGTGGCAGACCGGCAACTTCGGCTCGGGCTGGCACGAGTGGAACGACCGCTATCGCGACCGTGTGCGCAACTTCTGGCTGAGCGACGTCGACTACGCGCGCCGCGCAGGCACGCCTCCGGTCGGCGTCGGAGGGTTCGCGACGCGCCTCGCGGGATCGTCCAACACGTTCAGCGAGCAGCGCGGACCGCTCGCGGGGATCAACTTCATCACGGCGCACGATGGCTTCACGCTGCACGACCTCGTGTCCTACGACGTCAAGCACAACATCGCCAACGGCGAGCACAATCGTGACGGCGCCGACACGAACCGGTCGTTCAACCACGGAACCGAGGGCCGGACGAGCGACGAGCGGATCCTCGCCGTGCGGCGCAAGGCGATGCGCAACCTGCTCGGCACGCTGCTGCTGTCGGCCGGCGTGCCGATGATCACCGCGGGTGACGAGTTCGGTCGCACGCAGCGCGGCAACAACAACGCGTACTGCCAGGACTCGCCGCTCACGTGGCTCGACTGGCAGCACGCGCCGTGGCAGCGCGACCTCCTCGCGCACGCGCGCCGGCTCATCGCGCTGCGTCACGCGAACCCCGCCCTGCGGCCGATCCGCTTCGCGCGGCTCGGCGAGCACACGCCGTCCGCCTCGGTCATGGAGTGGTACGACGAGCGTGGCGAGACGATGTCGATCGAGCGCTGGACCGACGCGAGCCACCGCACTCTGCAGTACGCCGCGACCTCGACGCCCGAGGTCGAGGAGCTCAACCGCATCCTGCTCGTCGTGCACGGCACCGAGACGCCGATGGACGTGACGCTCCCCCGCATCGACGACGTCTCACGGTTCGTGTCGCTGTGGTCGAGCGCCGACGAGGCACCCGACAGCGAGGGCGAGGAGATCGCCCCGGGTGCGGTCATCGGGATGCCGGGCACGTCGATGAGGCTCTTCCGCGCCGAGTGA